Proteins encoded by one window of Akkermansia muciniphila ATCC BAA-835:
- the nuoB gene encoding NADH-quinone oxidoreductase subunit NuoB yields MVTTNEPNIYETGVLDSNAEGNFVYTTLDAAINWIRKNSLWPMPMGLSCCAIEFMAVACSRYDLSRFGSEVTRFSPRQADVMIVAGTVTYKMALAVRRIWDQMPEPKWCIAMGACASTGGMFRSYSVLQGVDKILPVDVYISGCPPRPEAILEALLTLRKKLDTQQPARTFFKKEEPREANAPVPVNTEMPLE; encoded by the coding sequence ATGGTCACCACGAACGAACCGAATATTTACGAAACGGGAGTACTGGACTCCAATGCGGAAGGCAATTTTGTCTATACCACCCTGGACGCCGCCATCAACTGGATTCGTAAAAATTCCCTTTGGCCCATGCCGATGGGTCTTTCCTGCTGCGCCATTGAGTTCATGGCCGTGGCCTGTTCCCGGTATGACCTTTCCCGCTTCGGCTCGGAAGTGACACGTTTTTCCCCCCGCCAGGCGGACGTGATGATTGTAGCCGGCACCGTCACTTATAAAATGGCCCTGGCCGTCCGCCGCATCTGGGACCAGATGCCGGAACCCAAATGGTGCATCGCCATGGGCGCGTGCGCTTCCACCGGCGGCATGTTCCGCTCCTATTCCGTACTCCAAGGCGTGGACAAGATTCTTCCCGTGGACGTTTACATTTCCGGTTGCCCGCCCCGTCCGGAGGCTATTCTGGAAGCCCTGCTCACCCTGCGCAAGAAGCTGGATACCCAGCAGCCCGCACGCACTTTCTTCAAGAAGGAAGAACCTCGCGAAGCCAACGCTCCCGTCCCGGTCAACACGGAAATGCCCCTTGAATAA
- a CDS encoding NADH-quinone oxidoreductase subunit C produces the protein MLSLESQIKTAADNAQNRFGKDIITDRYEFRGDITLTVARQAVADVVRWLRDSAGFDMLVNLSSVDNMGESPRFEVNYTLTQSETGANLSLKTKVDDGEEVPSVTEIFQSANWHEREAWDLMGIKFSGHPDLRRILMWEGYPYFPLRKDFPVQGVPTELPGVAFTEAAPTQGAPFATEQGRCPSACREPRSHKF, from the coding sequence ATGCTTTCTCTAGAATCACAGATTAAAACCGCCGCAGACAACGCCCAAAACCGCTTTGGGAAAGACATCATCACGGACCGCTACGAATTCCGCGGAGATATTACGCTGACCGTCGCGCGCCAAGCCGTGGCGGATGTTGTCCGCTGGCTACGGGATTCCGCCGGGTTTGATATGCTGGTTAACCTTTCTTCCGTGGACAATATGGGGGAAAGCCCCCGCTTTGAAGTCAACTACACGCTGACACAGTCGGAAACGGGAGCGAACCTGAGCCTCAAGACGAAGGTGGACGATGGCGAAGAAGTGCCCAGCGTCACGGAAATTTTCCAGTCCGCCAACTGGCACGAACGTGAAGCATGGGACCTGATGGGCATCAAGTTCTCAGGTCATCCTGATTTGCGCCGCATTTTGATGTGGGAAGGTTATCCTTATTTCCCTCTGCGAAAGGATTTCCCTGTTCAAGGCGTACCTACTGAACTGCCGGGCGTCGCCTTTACGGAGGCGGCTCCCACCCAGGGAGCGCCGTTCGCTACGGAACAAGGCCGCTGCCCCAGTGCCTGCCGCGAACCCCGGTCCCATAAATTCTAG
- a CDS encoding AMP-binding protein, with translation MPATGTPLPWDRGNGPCVMAPPHLRGWAEEAAAFLSLRGMDGITAFATSGSSGSPPKAILFTRRALDICARGALEHLHAESGDWCCPLPVWHVGGAMIYLRAALAGTAVHTLRGKWCPQAYADLMKSSGARWSSLVPTQVVDLVSLGLRAPSTAGCIIVGGGALDTETGRKARTLGWPVVQSYGMTEAGSQLATALPGDSFHTDRLSLLPHWEAQTDKGGLLRFQGKGKLFGRLLTQAHGGFLLERVAPQEWWSTRDLVRLEGRLLTFLRRADRLVKVLGELVDPDAVQDVLRRSVPEAVVEAVPHPRAGMELVACGPSAAPLKQACREWNASAPGPQRIRAVMETPIPLTVMGKLDRNRLRSQLSDHPEKLKGIY, from the coding sequence ATGCCCGCCACCGGAACACCCCTGCCTTGGGACCGCGGCAACGGCCCCTGCGTGATGGCCCCGCCCCATTTGAGGGGCTGGGCGGAAGAGGCCGCCGCCTTTCTTTCCCTCCGGGGCATGGACGGAATCACAGCCTTCGCCACCTCCGGCTCTTCCGGTTCTCCGCCCAAAGCCATTTTGTTTACCCGCCGCGCCCTGGACATATGCGCGCGTGGGGCATTGGAACATTTACATGCGGAAAGCGGGGACTGGTGCTGCCCGCTGCCTGTATGGCATGTGGGGGGCGCCATGATTTACCTGCGCGCGGCCCTGGCCGGAACCGCCGTCCATACGCTCCGCGGAAAGTGGTGCCCGCAGGCTTATGCCGACCTGATGAAAAGTTCCGGAGCCAGATGGTCCTCCCTGGTCCCCACGCAGGTAGTGGATCTGGTCAGCCTCGGCCTCCGCGCGCCTTCCACCGCCGGGTGCATTATCGTAGGCGGCGGCGCGCTGGACACGGAGACGGGACGGAAAGCACGCACCCTTGGCTGGCCCGTAGTGCAGAGCTACGGCATGACGGAAGCCGGCTCCCAATTAGCCACGGCCCTTCCCGGAGATTCCTTCCATACGGACCGCCTTTCCCTTCTGCCCCATTGGGAAGCTCAGACGGACAAAGGCGGCCTCCTGCGCTTCCAGGGGAAAGGCAAATTGTTCGGCCGCCTGTTGACGCAGGCTCATGGAGGGTTCCTTCTGGAAAGAGTCGCTCCGCAGGAGTGGTGGAGCACCCGCGACCTGGTGCGCCTGGAAGGGCGTTTGCTGACCTTTCTGCGCCGGGCGGACAGACTTGTCAAAGTCCTGGGGGAACTGGTGGATCCGGATGCCGTTCAGGACGTTTTGCGCCGCAGCGTCCCGGAGGCTGTCGTGGAGGCAGTTCCACATCCGCGCGCCGGAATGGAACTGGTCGCCTGCGGCCCTTCCGCCGCCCCCCTGAAGCAGGCCTGCCGCGAGTGGAATGCGTCGGCCCCAGGCCCCCAGCGCATCCGCGCCGTCATGGAAACGCCCATCCCCCTCACGGTCATGGGAAAGCTGGACAGAAACCGGCTGCGCTCCCAGTTGAGCGATCATCCGGAAAAGTTGAAGGGAATTTACTAA
- a CDS encoding tetratricopeptide repeat protein: MRARLLLIPFIFSVPAYGQDIPSAAAANPPGQVKYAPVRNLSQLPMDGGWTYGEVLDKAAAGDFRANMLAGEYWMGLYYLNRGDLPLACLEHMQHFFRDAATASGHPAPKLMMTDPYGIFGIFKAQPMQPEHAEWLAACRKLAEKGDMDAVTALYTVTDLPEAELRRYLAPLEKKAASGDQDALSQLAFIKVDWLKENPANVIETLKQYRKNAKPVLLARIGELALALDGKDGRGWRDTAIQSLSRAAEKGHAGAMRLLAELTKGAAPAQAGKLLAELRSRGDLETLLADLSAGMKEKTGGGKSSLLQPLFEQARKLGSNNACAWYAQLISEAQPPQEQELRKAALDLLSLHDERGMPYLKEPLSFPQKKLNQLPPYAKTHKELELASQLGDADSSVQLGELWKEELANTLDSVGKAHEARENMRVWYRQAAEEGHPLARLRLAQMENPDLMDKPSAEPARTLLNDCLAKAAAGDFITLKGISEYVTPEQWEQLTATLRKKAQGGNARSQADLAYLMLFSYRSEESGYPEALAWARLSAGQGDPCGMYVLGRALIYEFGLEKRMAEGDSWMFRGALKGHVDAADMWSSNNENLQPYSAMMHGLAARGHIPSLLFLANQAAYPQNTGETAALDNGFTSACQQVKLTLNGGDANTPPWLRKPEQKGKGEDIPADAGTVPPWMTPSGRERQAPAPKTINPEAVKFWEQAVELGSLTALDELANYYETVAGNVQEPAERQQLLASAMTAATALVKKEDVRGFKRLARYYEQGIGVQPNRELYKDYVLKAAETRDPEALVEKARLLIKGEDLEPDPKMALDILTDLEENQTHAVPGMHFLLGYLHEEGLGTPQDMALAYQFYIKGAEQDDAKCMNNLGSMYERGTGVAKNLAEAQKWYERAAELGNEDALANVERVREKLNTKKK, translated from the coding sequence ATGCGAGCCCGTCTTTTGCTTATTCCCTTTATTTTTTCCGTTCCGGCTTATGGCCAGGACATTCCGTCCGCCGCAGCGGCAAATCCCCCCGGGCAGGTGAAATACGCTCCGGTCCGGAACCTCTCCCAACTGCCTATGGACGGCGGCTGGACGTACGGGGAAGTGCTGGACAAAGCCGCGGCTGGAGACTTCCGGGCCAATATGCTGGCCGGGGAATACTGGATGGGGCTTTATTACCTGAACCGTGGAGACCTGCCGCTGGCCTGCCTGGAACATATGCAGCATTTTTTCCGTGATGCGGCCACGGCATCCGGCCATCCGGCACCCAAGCTCATGATGACGGATCCTTACGGGATTTTCGGGATTTTCAAGGCGCAACCCATGCAACCGGAACATGCGGAATGGCTGGCTGCCTGCCGCAAGCTTGCGGAAAAGGGAGACATGGATGCCGTTACGGCCCTGTACACCGTCACGGATCTTCCGGAAGCCGAGTTGAGACGCTACCTGGCCCCCCTGGAAAAGAAGGCCGCTTCCGGCGACCAGGATGCGCTGTCCCAGCTCGCTTTCATCAAAGTGGATTGGCTGAAGGAAAATCCCGCCAACGTTATCGAGACCCTGAAGCAATACCGGAAAAACGCCAAACCGGTTCTTCTGGCGCGGATAGGGGAACTGGCCCTTGCCCTGGACGGCAAGGACGGCAGGGGATGGAGGGATACGGCCATTCAATCCCTTTCCCGGGCTGCGGAAAAGGGGCACGCGGGGGCCATGCGGCTTCTGGCGGAATTGACGAAGGGGGCCGCACCGGCACAGGCCGGAAAGCTTTTGGCGGAACTGCGCTCCAGAGGGGATCTGGAAACTCTGCTGGCGGACCTCTCCGCCGGCATGAAGGAAAAAACAGGGGGAGGTAAAAGCTCCCTCCTCCAGCCTTTGTTCGAGCAGGCCAGGAAACTGGGCAGCAATAACGCCTGTGCCTGGTACGCCCAGTTAATTTCCGAAGCGCAGCCCCCGCAGGAACAGGAGCTGCGCAAGGCGGCCCTTGATCTGCTGTCCCTTCATGACGAACGGGGCATGCCATACCTGAAGGAACCTCTGTCCTTCCCCCAGAAAAAACTCAACCAGCTTCCCCCCTACGCCAAGACACATAAGGAGCTTGAGCTGGCCTCTCAGCTTGGGGACGCAGATTCCAGCGTACAGTTGGGCGAGCTGTGGAAGGAGGAACTGGCCAATACACTGGATTCCGTAGGGAAGGCCCATGAAGCGCGGGAAAATATGCGCGTATGGTACAGGCAGGCGGCGGAGGAAGGCCACCCCCTGGCCAGGCTGCGCCTGGCCCAAATGGAAAACCCGGACTTAATGGACAAACCGTCCGCAGAACCTGCCAGAACGCTGCTGAACGATTGCCTGGCAAAAGCCGCCGCAGGAGATTTCATCACGCTGAAAGGAATTTCCGAATACGTCACGCCGGAACAATGGGAACAGCTGACCGCCACCCTCCGTAAAAAAGCTCAGGGGGGGAACGCCCGCAGCCAGGCGGATCTGGCATACCTGATGTTATTCAGTTACAGGAGCGAAGAATCCGGCTACCCGGAAGCCCTGGCCTGGGCCCGGCTTTCCGCCGGACAGGGAGATCCCTGCGGCATGTACGTGCTCGGCCGCGCCCTCATTTATGAATTCGGCCTGGAAAAACGCATGGCCGAGGGGGATTCCTGGATGTTCCGGGGAGCCTTGAAAGGCCATGTGGATGCGGCGGACATGTGGAGTTCCAACAATGAGAACCTGCAGCCTTACAGCGCCATGATGCACGGTCTGGCGGCACGGGGGCATATCCCCTCCCTGCTTTTCCTGGCCAACCAGGCGGCCTATCCCCAGAATACGGGGGAAACAGCGGCCCTGGACAACGGATTCACTTCCGCCTGCCAGCAGGTCAAGCTGACCCTGAACGGAGGGGACGCCAACACTCCGCCGTGGCTCCGGAAACCGGAACAGAAGGGTAAGGGGGAAGATATTCCGGCGGATGCCGGAACCGTTCCTCCCTGGATGACCCCGTCCGGCAGGGAACGCCAGGCCCCGGCCCCGAAAACCATCAATCCGGAAGCCGTGAAGTTCTGGGAACAAGCTGTGGAACTCGGCAGCCTGACGGCACTGGACGAGCTGGCCAATTATTATGAAACCGTGGCAGGGAATGTGCAGGAGCCTGCGGAACGGCAGCAGCTTCTGGCCTCTGCCATGACGGCAGCCACCGCCCTGGTGAAAAAGGAGGACGTACGCGGTTTCAAGAGGCTGGCCCGCTATTACGAGCAGGGCATCGGCGTGCAGCCGAACAGGGAACTGTACAAGGATTATGTACTGAAAGCCGCGGAAACCAGGGATCCGGAAGCTCTGGTGGAGAAGGCGCGCCTGCTCATCAAGGGAGAGGATCTGGAGCCGGACCCGAAAATGGCGCTGGATATTCTGACCGATCTGGAAGAGAACCAGACGCATGCGGTGCCCGGCATGCATTTCCTGCTCGGCTACTTGCATGAAGAAGGCCTCGGCACCCCGCAGGATATGGCCCTGGCCTATCAGTTTTACATCAAGGGGGCGGAACAGGACGACGCCAAGTGCATGAACAACCTGGGTTCCATGTATGAACGCGGAACTGGCGTAGCCAAGAACCTGGCCGAAGCCCAAAAGTGGTATGAACGGGCGGCGGAGCTGGGGAATGAAGACGCTCTTGCCAATGTGGAACGGGTAAGGGAAAAACTCAACACGAAGAAGAAATAG
- a CDS encoding LamG-like jellyroll fold domain-containing protein — translation MVKVFFKRAAHLLTAFFAGGVCVLQAAETSGFGIDLGNGSGTAQEGWTNVTMPATASGGANTFVAVPLIRNGAASSSSSVAVGSLFGRLVSLTVSARCSSGGSYTLAEPNTRYTWYEGGKHRHNGTNADAPSSFEFPNGCEAFNTSMRLSANGMPSASAAARLSFSGFQAGKEYTVSFFCGHNAPAYESMTLVSGTLVDVRGLQSSMGSLSGNQFSGLSNSSEQDAYLAVEWRACADEQGRLVFDVTKEADSSASGRMELNAVTVSTDDSPAPEVPDPRPVSVLHNKALIFLPSSLAFPVPSSTWAAEGQLTCEFWVRPNDDAVTGKIISLGNASVSLEHGCLALSAPDGDSVASVKAAGKELAAGEWHHVAVSVGEEVISLYVDGGLAVSSPRSPYLQAMKSGWKGIVLEAGFKGALDELRFWNAALGGEEDDFFLNGPLPLSHPRYGRLVGCWRLDGDFRDAKWTEFAEKTGSAFVRPYQAVAPEGTEFSIVTDNETFRYMLVTAYVRNVHVIYDWPARAHLINNSDLIYINSVTPAADGSLNFQYPDNDVTESSGVVLLPSDGECSNVLDFSGEGAYMNVGGGLLGGGSSGAFTVEVRMALDGDGQEAVLFENDNVSMRLEWKEDHYRVRTQAGPDKAWEADLPPVEAGRYFWLAFVRNSSADTASFYVDGEAVSTAAADAGEMEGTANAVIGRNLDGRIDEMRVWHEARAAARLGAAVQHSWGDRLLVGRWGTSDQFGHDTASWVEHVRILRRLTEGVSGMRIRLGVSGGNWSAMLSDANAREAFAENVAEVVRKHQLDGLDLDFEWIDQNDTAAWNNYGELARAIRAASPDMFFTISLHTYYYKFPAACMRYVDYFTFQNYGPQIDVNGYSSMVSACGTYRSWGYPDSKIMLSAPFQGTPGAGQGADIRAYRDIVSACAGVREDPSLDSASFNYGGGKVKTLHFNGVDTVRKKARYISEQKVAGFMYWDLGMDVADSSGKNNYFDECCLLRAANRYVSSTAYPDTPAPFALSSAGETVPAGGGAVAVEVQSEEKALGWVVADCPDWISASTVSGIGRTTVILTAAENKSADGRFGTVIFRSSDKQECSVIITQDGAELTGYDKWVQDSFPPDAAADRTAADAVPAGDGIPNLMKYATGQDPLKPCGSVTKVTLEEGEDGCMHLVLRWPVNPQATDVKHEVEASTDLVDWISLGEVETAGKTAAEFWDAEPVRESGMERRFLRLKVTRE, via the coding sequence ATGGTTAAGGTGTTTTTCAAGAGGGCAGCCCATTTGCTGACAGCGTTTTTTGCGGGAGGCGTCTGTGTCCTGCAGGCGGCGGAGACGTCCGGCTTCGGCATAGACCTGGGTAATGGTTCCGGAACGGCGCAGGAGGGATGGACCAATGTAACCATGCCAGCAACGGCATCGGGAGGCGCCAATACATTTGTTGCCGTTCCGTTAATCAGGAATGGTGCGGCTTCTTCTTCTTCGTCCGTGGCAGTGGGAAGCCTGTTCGGAAGGCTGGTTTCCCTGACCGTCTCCGCCAGATGCAGTTCTGGAGGTTCTTATACGCTGGCGGAACCCAATACCCGGTATACCTGGTATGAAGGGGGGAAGCACAGGCACAACGGTACGAACGCTGACGCGCCTTCTTCTTTTGAATTCCCCAATGGCTGCGAAGCTTTCAATACCAGCATGCGTCTGAGCGCCAACGGGATGCCGTCCGCCTCCGCCGCGGCCAGGCTTTCCTTCTCCGGATTCCAGGCGGGCAAGGAATATACGGTATCTTTCTTTTGCGGGCACAATGCGCCTGCTTATGAATCCATGACGCTGGTCAGCGGAACTCTGGTGGATGTGCGGGGGCTTCAAAGTTCCATGGGGAGCCTTTCCGGGAATCAATTTTCCGGTCTTTCCAATTCATCGGAACAGGACGCTTATCTGGCTGTGGAGTGGAGGGCCTGTGCGGATGAACAGGGCAGGCTGGTGTTTGATGTGACCAAGGAGGCGGACAGCAGCGCTTCCGGCCGCATGGAACTGAATGCCGTTACCGTCAGTACGGACGATTCCCCGGCTCCGGAAGTTCCGGATCCCCGGCCTGTCAGCGTCTTGCACAATAAGGCGCTCATTTTTCTTCCTTCTTCTCTTGCGTTCCCCGTTCCTTCTTCCACATGGGCGGCTGAAGGCCAGTTAACCTGTGAATTCTGGGTCAGGCCCAATGATGATGCCGTCACGGGAAAAATCATTTCTTTGGGAAATGCGTCTGTTTCCCTGGAACACGGTTGTCTGGCTCTGTCTGCTCCGGATGGGGATTCCGTCGCTTCCGTGAAAGCTGCCGGGAAGGAATTGGCTGCGGGGGAATGGCACCATGTAGCCGTCTCCGTCGGGGAGGAGGTTATCAGTCTGTATGTGGACGGAGGCCTGGCCGTTTCCTCGCCGCGGTCGCCTTACCTGCAGGCCATGAAATCAGGCTGGAAAGGGATTGTGCTGGAGGCGGGGTTCAAGGGTGCTCTGGATGAACTGCGTTTCTGGAATGCGGCTCTGGGCGGGGAGGAAGACGACTTTTTCTTGAACGGACCGTTGCCCCTGTCCCATCCCAGGTATGGGAGGCTGGTGGGCTGCTGGCGTCTGGATGGGGATTTCCGTGATGCCAAGTGGACGGAATTTGCGGAAAAGACAGGGAGCGCCTTTGTGCGCCCTTACCAGGCGGTTGCCCCTGAAGGGACTGAATTTTCCATTGTCACGGATAATGAAACGTTCCGTTACATGCTGGTGACGGCGTATGTGAGGAATGTGCATGTTATTTATGACTGGCCGGCGCGCGCCCATCTCATCAATAATTCCGATTTGATCTACATCAATTCCGTTACGCCGGCCGCGGACGGTTCTCTCAATTTTCAATATCCGGACAATGACGTGACGGAAAGCTCCGGTGTGGTTCTGCTGCCGTCTGACGGGGAATGTTCCAATGTCCTGGACTTCTCCGGGGAAGGGGCTTACATGAACGTGGGCGGAGGTTTGCTGGGCGGCGGCAGTTCCGGAGCGTTTACCGTGGAAGTCCGCATGGCTTTGGACGGAGACGGACAGGAGGCGGTGCTGTTTGAAAATGATAACGTTTCCATGAGGCTGGAATGGAAGGAAGACCATTACAGGGTCCGTACCCAGGCAGGCCCGGATAAAGCCTGGGAGGCGGATTTGCCGCCTGTGGAAGCCGGCAGGTATTTCTGGCTGGCCTTCGTCAGGAATTCTTCTGCGGATACGGCGTCCTTTTATGTGGACGGGGAGGCCGTAAGCACGGCCGCCGCGGATGCGGGGGAAATGGAGGGAACTGCCAATGCCGTCATAGGAAGGAATTTGGATGGCAGAATTGATGAAATGCGCGTGTGGCATGAGGCCCGTGCGGCGGCCCGCCTGGGGGCGGCTGTCCAGCACAGCTGGGGAGACAGGTTGTTGGTGGGCCGCTGGGGGACAAGTGACCAATTTGGCCATGATACAGCTTCCTGGGTGGAACATGTCCGTATCCTCCGCAGGCTGACTGAAGGCGTTTCCGGAATGCGGATACGGCTGGGTGTCTCCGGCGGGAACTGGTCCGCCATGCTGTCTGATGCAAATGCCCGTGAGGCTTTTGCCGAAAATGTGGCGGAAGTGGTACGCAAGCATCAATTGGACGGACTGGATCTGGACTTCGAATGGATTGACCAGAACGATACGGCCGCCTGGAATAATTACGGAGAATTGGCCAGGGCTATCCGGGCGGCTTCCCCGGATATGTTTTTTACCATTTCCCTGCATACCTACTATTACAAATTCCCGGCGGCCTGCATGCGTTATGTGGATTATTTCACGTTCCAGAATTATGGCCCCCAGATTGATGTAAACGGATATAGCAGCATGGTTTCCGCATGCGGAACATACCGTTCATGGGGCTATCCGGACTCCAAGATCATGCTCAGCGCTCCGTTCCAGGGGACTCCGGGCGCGGGGCAGGGCGCCGATATCCGGGCTTACCGGGACATTGTCTCAGCCTGCGCCGGAGTTCGGGAGGATCCTTCTCTGGATTCCGCCAGCTTCAATTATGGCGGAGGCAAGGTTAAGACGCTGCACTTCAATGGTGTGGATACGGTCAGGAAAAAGGCCCGCTACATCAGTGAACAGAAAGTGGCTGGGTTCATGTACTGGGATTTGGGAATGGATGTGGCGGATTCCTCTGGGAAGAACAACTACTTTGACGAATGCTGCCTGCTTCGGGCCGCCAACCGTTATGTTTCCTCCACCGCTTATCCGGATACTCCGGCCCCCTTTGCCCTTTCTTCTGCGGGGGAAACCGTCCCGGCCGGGGGCGGTGCCGTGGCGGTGGAAGTGCAGTCGGAAGAGAAGGCTCTGGGCTGGGTGGTCGCAGATTGTCCGGACTGGATTTCCGCCTCTACCGTTTCGGGAATCGGCCGGACTACAGTCATTTTGACGGCGGCGGAAAACAAATCCGCTGACGGACGGTTCGGGACGGTAATCTTCCGTTCTTCCGACAAACAGGAATGCTCTGTCATCATAACGCAGGATGGCGCCGAATTGACGGGCTACGACAAGTGGGTGCAGGACTCCTTCCCTCCGGATGCTGCCGCGGACCGGACGGCTGCGGATGCCGTTCCTGCCGGGGACGGTATCCCCAACCTGATGAAATACGCCACAGGACAGGATCCGTTGAAACCCTGCGGGAGCGTTACGAAAGTAACGCTGGAAGAGGGGGAGGACGGATGCATGCATCTGGTGCTGCGCTGGCCTGTAAATCCGCAGGCAACGGATGTGAAGCATGAAGTGGAAGCCTCCACGGACCTGGTCGACTGGATTTCCCTGGGAGAAGTGGAAACCGCCGGAAAGACGGCTGCCGAATTTTGGGATGCGGAACCCGTACGGGAAAGCGGGATGGAACGCCGGTTTTTGCGGTTGAAAGTGACTCGGGAATAA
- a CDS encoding PEP-CTERM sorting domain-containing protein, whose amino-acid sequence MASNNAGGNFAGLKFDMPSGAASASLQFDIAKTSSWGGSLGNFECKYICNVYGFSDDGESTVIGTWTLENAKTNLTNTPSSFSISLDLSGTDEYASYGLIFNSMETSTLGAGAGMAADITNIRLLGEVVPEPATASLGLLGLGALLLRRRRN is encoded by the coding sequence GTGGCCTCCAATAATGCCGGAGGAAATTTTGCCGGACTCAAATTTGACATGCCGTCTGGGGCGGCTTCCGCCTCCCTGCAGTTTGATATTGCCAAAACTTCTTCTTGGGGTGGTTCCCTTGGGAATTTTGAATGCAAATATATTTGCAATGTTTATGGTTTCTCGGATGATGGAGAATCTACGGTCATAGGAACGTGGACATTGGAAAACGCCAAGACGAACCTGACGAACACTCCCTCTTCCTTTTCCATTAGCTTGGATTTGAGCGGAACGGATGAATATGCGTCTTATGGATTGATATTCAACTCTATGGAAACGTCAACATTGGGAGCTGGCGCTGGAATGGCCGCTGATATTACCAATATACGCCTTTTGGGAGAAGTTGTTCCGGAACCGGCTACGGCCTCTCTGGGACTTCTTGGCCTGGGCGCCCTTCTTCTGCGCCGCCGCAGAAACTGA
- a CDS encoding Gfo/Idh/MocA family protein, whose product MPEQKRLSLAGIGCGSRTRTYMKLAMEQKKRYRIAAAADPVKQRTEAVRDFAPEEERDSVRLFKDAASLLAEPRLADVAIIGTQDDYHYAPCRKAMELGYHVLLEKPIAKTLKEALELRDTARLLKRRVAVCHVLRYTQFYRTLKKIIDSGEIGEVITFNANEGVGAWHFAHSFVRGHWGNSKTSTPMIVAKCCHDMDILYWLMGRRKCLSVASFGELTFFTKKTLSSPRPERCTEWTTPVGEDPWDARKYATDDECKRWLGMVYDRAQEATAEEICEWLKTSPWGRDYLQCDNDQPDHQVSIMRFEGGLTGTFTMTAFEQGRHIEVYGTKGKIRAGVFYKENGPGEITVTPHFGGKTRVVELEELAGGYQGHGGGDWGLIEALYDDMLTVPSPEDMTTSIEESAHSHVMAFATEHARLSGQVVDVADFERKVAEGILNY is encoded by the coding sequence ATGCCTGAACAAAAGAGACTCTCCCTCGCCGGTATCGGGTGCGGTTCCCGTACGCGCACCTACATGAAGCTGGCCATGGAACAAAAAAAACGCTACCGCATTGCCGCCGCGGCGGATCCCGTCAAACAGCGCACGGAAGCCGTTCGTGACTTTGCCCCGGAGGAGGAACGGGATTCCGTCCGCCTGTTCAAGGATGCCGCTTCCCTGCTGGCGGAACCGCGCCTGGCGGACGTGGCCATCATCGGCACGCAGGACGACTACCATTACGCTCCGTGCAGGAAGGCCATGGAGCTGGGCTATCATGTCCTGCTGGAAAAGCCCATCGCCAAGACGCTGAAAGAAGCGCTGGAGCTGAGGGATACGGCGCGCCTGCTGAAGCGCCGCGTGGCCGTGTGCCACGTGCTGCGCTACACCCAGTTTTACCGGACCCTGAAAAAAATCATCGACAGCGGGGAAATCGGGGAAGTCATCACCTTCAATGCCAATGAAGGCGTGGGGGCGTGGCACTTTGCCCACTCCTTCGTGCGCGGACACTGGGGCAACAGCAAAACCTCCACTCCCATGATCGTTGCCAAATGCTGCCATGACATGGATATCCTCTACTGGCTCATGGGCCGGCGTAAATGCCTTTCCGTCGCCAGCTTCGGGGAGCTTACCTTCTTTACGAAAAAGACGCTCTCCTCACCCCGGCCGGAACGCTGCACGGAGTGGACCACCCCGGTGGGGGAAGACCCCTGGGACGCCCGCAAATACGCCACGGACGACGAATGCAAACGCTGGCTGGGCATGGTGTATGACCGGGCGCAGGAAGCTACCGCGGAGGAAATCTGCGAATGGCTGAAAACCTCCCCGTGGGGCAGGGACTACCTCCAGTGCGACAATGACCAGCCGGACCATCAGGTTTCCATCATGCGCTTTGAGGGAGGCTTGACAGGCACGTTCACGATGACGGCTTTCGAACAGGGGCGCCACATTGAAGTGTATGGCACCAAAGGCAAAATCCGAGCCGGAGTCTTCTACAAGGAAAACGGCCCCGGTGAAATAACCGTGACGCCCCACTTTGGCGGGAAAACCCGCGTGGTGGAGCTGGAGGAACTGGCCGGAGGCTACCAAGGGCACGGCGGCGGCGACTGGGGATTGATTGAGGCTCTGTATGATGACATGCTGACGGTGCCCTCTCCGGAGGATATGACCACTTCCATTGAGGAATCCGCCCATTCCCATGTGATGGCCTTTGCCACGGAACACGCCCGGCTGAGCGGGCAGGTGGTGGATGTTGCTGACTTCGAACGCAAGGTCGCGGAAGGCATCCTGAATTATTGA